CCACTCTGACCCTCCTCCTCCTTTCAGACACAAATTCAaagttaaagctgatgtgtgtaatttctacaaAACTAGCGccactgaacggaattgcaaTGTTACAGCAACCTTTGGGCCGTATtggtttttcttttgtgtttgtatTCTGTGTTGCAGATTGGTGGTGAATGGAGTCGTTTGGCTCATCAATATTGATGAGATACACCTGTGCCAGTCAATGCTGCATGGCATTTAAGCGGCTCTCGCCCAGTCTTCACTCTCTCCTTTTCCTATTCAGACATGTGTTCTTTTTggtttctgttgtttttgttaattcattttatgtaaacattttcctttaataaatgtattttttataagaATTTAATCCACGTCTGGTCTCCCTGTATGTCACGGCTTACGAGCCAGTCATGACAaatgggggctcgtccgggattttTGTGGAGATTTTGAATGACCCCTTTGTTTTGGTGTGATTTGTAAATTTAATTTAAGCACTTTTGTTAGTTTGTAGTCATTGGCTATTTGGTGGGTGTTTGGTTGCTCACACTGATTTTGTCAGCCAAATGATTACAAACTTTGTTGCGCTATTGTTTTGAACATTTGTATCCACCGTAGTTTGGGAGACACGCTTTGGGATTGTTTGGGTATGAATTTTCTCATTTACTTTCTGCTCATaatttgagattttgtgggaGTTTTTAAAAAGTTCTACATTTGTTCTGTTTCGATTTGTTCTGTTTGTTGCAATTTTCAGTTATTGAAAATTACTGAGCATTTTGAGATTGAAATAGGTGAAAAATGATTAAAAGATACAGTTAAAGAGATTCTCAAAGCGAATTTGGTTGATAAAGGAgttctgggtgaactaaccttcaATGCCACCTTTACGCAGTTTGGCTCGCTCTTTAACGTTTGAGCAGCAAAAAGAGTTGTTATTACAGCTTGAGTTAGAGCGTTTAAAACAACAAAGTGAACAAGGTAACCTTGAGCTTCAGAAATACTGTCTAGATTTGTTTCGAGCAGGTAAACTTGTTAATGAGAGTCATGCTGATTTTTCTCAGCGTGATCCTTCATTCGACACCGTCGGAAATTTGTGGTTTTTACCAAAATTTAATGCAAGAGATCCTGAtatatttttcacattgtttgAGCATGTGGCTGATGCAAAAGGTTGTCCTGATAAAGTGCAAACACTGattttacaatgtgtttttacTGGTAAGGCTCAAGAGGTTTACATTGCTTTGCCGGTATCAGAGAGTGAAAATTACACTATGGTTAAAGACACTGTTCTAAAAGCTTATGAACTGGTACCATTTCCATACCGCTAAATGTTTAGAACTTTATCCAAAGGGGTGAATGAAGCTCAAGTTAAGTTTGCCAGAGAGTTCATCACCCTGTTAAATCATTGGTGTGTTGCATCTGAGTTACAAGCGTTGAGGAATTGTATGATTTATTTGTGCTTGAACAATTAAAAAATTCCATGCCTGTTCAAATCGCTACATATATAAGCAAGCATAAGTTAATACAGCTGCGGAAGTGGCTGTGCTAATGATGAGTATGATTTGACTCATAAGCTTAGTTTTGGCGAGTCTCGTAAAAATAAGGAGCTGTCTGGTCTTAAAACTGATCGTATGACACCTAAGAAtgctgatttgtttttttaactacTGCTGTGGTAAAGGACATTGGAAAAACGACTGTCCTGTGCTTAAGTTTAAAGGTAAATATTCAAATACTTCTATGCACATTAAGCCTGCTGTGCTTGTGGCACCTGTAACTATTAGTTCAGTTAAGTCTGCCTGTGAAGAACAGTCCAATGCCATGAACACTGTTAGAGACTTGGAGTATGCTCCATTTATTACAAATGGTTATGTGTCATTGATTGAAAGTGACGAAAATATTCCAGTCAAAATTGAGAGATACAGGGGCTTTAGAGTCTTTTGTCTTACAGTCGGTACTGCCATTATCACCGGGTAAGTGATACTGGGACTAGTGTCCTTATTCGGGAATTGGGTTAACCACTTTGTCTGTTCCTTTACACAAAATAGTGTTATCTTCTGATCTGGTGAATGGGGAAGTATTGGTTGGCGTGTGTCTCTTACTGACAGTTGAAGGGGTTGACACAATTCTGGGAAACAACTTGGCAGGTGGACGGGTTTGGCCTGATGTTCCTCCACCTCTTGTGGTTTCTTCTGTTCCACTGTCACCAGAGGAGTCTGATGAGAGTGCACAAGAGTATCCCGAAGTATTTACAGCTTGTGCTGTAACTCGAGCTATGAGTGCTAACCAACCTTCTCCCTGTGTACCTAGGACTGACAACAGTGAAGTATGTATGGAGCCAAAGTTCTCTCTACCTGAGTCTCTTTCTGTGTCCTGCCCTAACATGATAGCTGAACAGCGAGCTGATTCTACTCTCACAGAACTGTTTGATTACGTTTTACCTGTTTAATCGGAGATGTTGCTCATGGCTATTTTGTGCAGAATGGAATGTTGATGAGAAACTGGATTCCTCATTGAGCCAGTTTTGCCGTTGACCCCATCATGCAGGTGATTTCCCTTAAATTCTGTCCTTTAGTCCTGCAGACTGCTCATGGTGACATTGCTGGTCACTGGGGTGAAAGGAAAACCTATGACCGCATTTTGCACCGCATTTCTTTTGGCCGAAATTGAAAAAAGATATTGCTGCGTACATTAGAACGCATCACACTTGCCAAATGATGGGTAAGCTCCATTGTTTCCTATTCCGGCTATTAGTCAGCCATTTGAGCATCTGATCATTGACTGTATGGGTCCTCTGCCTCGATCAAAATCTGGCAGCATTTATTTGCTTACAGTTATGTGTGCATCAACACGATACCCTGCAGCTTATCCCCTCCGCACCATTACATCAATATCTGTGGTGAAAACTCTTACCGAGTTTATAACGGTCTTTGGCATTCCAAAAATGCTGGCTGCCCGAGAAGTCTGTCAGGAGAGTACTGGTTTTATCCCAAACGATTAGGTGTTTGGACACACAGTTCGTGGTCCTTTAGCAGTTTTGCGAGACAATTGGATAGAAACCGtaattttcatagcaccacagagacacagtgtttacagttttgtatagggacaccgATATAAAAATTTTTGGTCAATACtgttttaacaaaaaaactataggccgataccaATACCTAATTTTTTGCCACtaaccttattttgtcatcagattttactttgtaattatgcaaaaatgtcaaagaggtaaaaaagcttttttactgttctaacaataaataatttccattaaacatggattggatctgttgaacacatgacaggatttttttttttaaagagagccacaatgaaagataaataaaaaaaagaaataaaataaaataaaaataaccaaatatgactgatataaaaaaaacatttttgcacttctgtgtTTGCAGTTAAATACAACAGAACAATACAACAGAAACAGAACATTGCaaaaccacatcatggaaaaataagaaGTTTTAACAAAAGGAACAAAccccacttttaaaatctgtattATAGTGGCATAAAATATAATGGATAATGcaatccagaccgctagagggcccCGATTGCTCACAAcgctgactgaagcgctgaatgtagactatattttaaaatgtaggcTTTTAGGTTTTAGTAATCAcacaaggccatattgcgatttcaatcttaattcaatcaatcatgcagcattaatgggtatcataccgatgtctcaaAACTCAAagtcttctacatattgtggctattattgtttctggattgtgcatttgaattcacagagtttctACGAGTTACTaatcaattataaataaaccatcagtttttcatatcagcattttcatgcttataaccgatatgcgGATGGTATTAATTTTGTCAATAATTGGCTGAGAAATAGCAGCagcctacagtatatatatcGGTGCATCACTAGTTTTTTAGAAAATTAACCTTAAATAACTTAAttatagttgcctctgcatattaaaatGGGACAGAATACATTAGTTTAACACATAAAAAGTTACAAATTTTAGTTTTAACAGACTAATAAGATGAATCAgatgcataaaaaaaatttaaaacattgcGTACAGACTAAGATAAATGCTCAGAATCTATCCTGGTTACTATTTGAGTTATTAACATATAAAATGTCCATGAATATTTTTAATTACACTTTTTTAAatcaagattttagattaaaatttacatactgtatctgtTCAAGGGAaattttatttcttctggaattGGTAACTGGTttaaatttttcataattttaattcCCTTCACTAGTATCTGTGATATGACAAATTTGGCAAGAAATGATTTTAAAGCACAACTATTCCATGTTGTCTCTTTAATATGAGGTCATTAAAACTGCATGTATGATAATTAtggaaaacttaaaatatttttaaatgaattacactatagcatgtcacaccacaggtcACTGAAGCTGAAACATGAAGATGAAAAACTACCCATATAATTCATTTACAGTATGGCTTATTAGTCAGGCTAGGTATAATAATGCCTTGGGTAAGATAAATGTTTCTCATAAGACTTGATGACCTGATTACATCTTCCTCACctcttcctcatcatcatcctTCTTGTCTTTGCTCTTCTCTCCAATGAGGTCGAACTCAGAGATGAGCTGTGAGATGTTGCCTGAGTCCTCAGGAGGGAGCTCCACCTGCTGCATGTTTATGTGCTGTGTGGACACAATGGAGGAACGATCATCCTCAAGCATCTGTATGAAAAGAGGTGTAAGCATAGATTTGTTAGAAAGCCACTTAGTTCTATTTCAAGTTAAAAAATTACTGGGAAAAACAGTAGAatctgatttaaagggatagttcacccgaaaatgaaaattctctcatcatttactcacccacatgccacatcccagatgtgtatgactttcttcacaaacaaagatttttagaagaatatttcagctctgtaggtccatacaatgcaagtgaatggtgatcaggcctttgaagctccaaaaagcagataaagtcagcataaacaaaatccatcagactccagtgatttaatccatgtcctgAAGCGATTctgttggttttgtgtgagaacacctaaatgtaactcctttttcactgtacatctttacagcagtctccttggcgatcatgattttaaactCGATGACACTTCCTATAGAGCCATCTAGCACTCTACACATgtgtcaagcacaaggaagtgtaatcgagcttgaaatcatgattgtgcctagagatgtacagtgaaaaaaatagttatatttttgtctgttctcacccaaaaccaactggatcacttcagaagacatggattaaacgactggagtcttatggattacttttatgctgactttatctccttttttagagcttcaaaaggcctgatcaccattcacttgcattgtatggacctacagatccgAAATCTCCAtgtaaatatcttcgtttgtgttcagcagaagaaagaatgtctaacacatcttagatggcatgaggatgagtaaatgatgagataattttcatctttgggtgaactatccctgtaacagCACTTACAACCCCCTAGTGGTCATTGCAAAATTGCATGAATACCTACTAATAAGGCTAAGAAGGCAAACACTTTGCAAAATCATACTGGAAAGAAATGCATTGAAttaaaagttttgagttctaTGTCCTTGCTTGTTACTCTAAGGACAAGCGTGATTAGCCTGTTTAATCTGAATGTAGGACTCACAGGCAAGGCAGGCTCTGTGTCCTGAGCTTTGCGCTTCTGTCCGCGGTGTCCAGAAGGAGGAGGCATGACTGACTCATCAAGAGTTGTGCGACTGCCCTCCATGGCTGAGGCCTGTAACACACTGGGTTCCTCCAAGATGGTCTGGTCTGCAAAAAGCCAAGCATGGGCATTAGTGACATAACTTCTATCTAAAAGCACATTATCAAATGTACTGTACATCAGttatattgccattatattatGTCCCATATGATTCATTTAAATTGATACAACTTCTCTTACCAATGATATCTCTTTGCTGAGACAGGGACTCTTCTCGTGGCACCTCTGGGTTCTCCAAGTCTTTAAGGAACTCATCCAGGCTATctgcttctccacccttcctcctcttcctcagttCATCAGGCACCAGAGGGGTCAGGCACCGTGTGAACATCTGCATAAAGGAGTAGAGCTGATATCAGGACAGATGATACCGGGGAGTTATTCATGTTAAAGAAGAACCTTTGATACATTCTGCCACATCTTGATGTTACTTAGTTTGCACCTCATTTGTTCTTTCTGTCTGTGACAGAATGTAGCACCACTGAGTGTAAATTAATTTACTGTATGCCATTCTGAATACAatagggtccaaaagtctgagaccacattgaaaatctgggattcaaaattaAATTATACCTGGAAATATACAGTAAGTTTTAGCATTTTGAAAAATTCAAACCAAATAAaaagttatgacataaaatgataaagtgaCAAGGAGCATTTTaattcctttgtacaaaaggtcagagtTCCttatttccattgaagcacacagtATGCTCTTTGAAACACTCTCAAATCATACTGGAATAACATGGATTTCgcacaaacttgtgaagtccatgccagctcgagtgcatgctgtcattaaagcaaaagacaaaaaaaaaaaaaaaaacaacataccaaatactaagaaattctgaaattcttgtcaatttttttaaacttgacTTTTCActcatgtaatattttttttttaataaaattatacaaaCGTAAATGTAGTGTGCTTAAAATAGATGCATTTTCACCAGTGGTCTGAAACTTTTGGACCCTACTGAATTTTGCCAACCTTACTGGAATTGCATTCAGCAAATACATAGTTCAATGTTAAGACTGTAAAACATACTGTCCATCTagtgctgtcgatttaacacgttaattcaaaattaacgcaattaatcatgcccccgggccgtaaaaaggaatattcctaccatcggagcaattcaagcttaaagtaccaccttcatgttttcaaCAAGGCACAGTAAGTGCTGCACACTTGTACAGCCGCGCAGATGAGGACTTATtgctgcattcaaacacagctggatggagcacaacTCCGAATGCAGGGGACTAGAGAagtgtttcaaactacatttaactttacacagcatCATAAAACTCTGTGCTTATGATGCAACGCAATCAAAATAAGACACTCCAAAATCATCAATCAGATTGTGTGCACATTGAttcatccttagaaaagcccttataatagtCTACtttggacagattgacgaattcagttgcaaaatgaattgctgtggattgtaggccaatgatagtcCCAACTGatgtgttcaataatatggaaataaacaatatgttaCCTTCTAAAGTAATTTTTATATTGCCTAATCAAAGctgtacttgtctgccacaataatgtaatgtattttaataatctaaatgaatatatttattgtatatattatatttataataatttaatcattatataattaataattttatttgggGCCTTTCTCTGTAAAAATTGACATATTAGATTAATCgaaatatcatgtaattaatagacctttttcacactctgggtttcggaacgtggaagtaaatgtttgcagggtaaacttcgacagtggtgaatgggagtgaatgggagaccacagcaaatattattttaacttacccatttgctccaaaatcaaaagaaaaaaatccactggAGGAAAGAAATAGAGaacggtggattaagacagtcagatgggagcagctgtaatcgaaaccccctgacagctgtggtaatttgtgttttaaaactaattccagggtaatataacaataagtatatatacatatatatacatatatacaattttttgctagatttacactgctaaacaAGGTGGAAACGTGtcttcacagtctgtgaaaaaggtctatttgaTTCAACATATTTATTGACAGCCCTTCTTTTAACGTATTTTGgtgttcaaaaaaataaaatggctaCCTATGTATTTTGTTCCATCAAAATCTGGATTAATGCTACAGTGTTCTCATAGCTTGTTCCAGAGATCTATCCTGACCTTCAGCAGTCTGCTGTTCCAGAGGGGCTGAGCTGGCAGAGAAAAGAGCTTCTCCACTCCTCCTGTTTCTTTCCACATCATCAGCTTCTTTGTGGGGGGAGCCAGATCCAAAGTGGTGACTATGTCAGAGTAGTCACTCAACTGAGCACGAATGGTCTTACTGTCCAGCTCCTTCACACTGTCCACAATCAGCTTCCTCTTCCTCTTTGCCTTGGTCTCCTTCACTAATAGAGCCAAAGATAAGCATGGCATAATGAAATGTGCCTAAGATAAATGAAAATGTCTTTTTGTATATCGGCAAGGAACCAATGTTGATATGTAACTTAAGTTTAAATCAGGGGTCTATAGCGGTACTGCAGAGGTTCCACCAATTTTTGTTTGATCTCAAACTAatttttgtgagaaaaaaaataaaaataaattaaaaaggttGAAGACCTCTTCTTTAAATAGCATATATGAAATGTGCTATTATTACCTGTGATGTCAATGGGCTCCAGAGCAAAAGCCTCCTCCTCATTATGGACCAGGGTGGTCTGTTCAGTCTGGTCTGTCATGGTGGGAAGCTGCTCCACAGGACCAGAATCTGGACTGTCTGGACCTCCTGCTGCTATTGGACaaaatgcaacatttcaaattTTATGCAAACCAAAAACGACcgttacataaaatatatatcttatgtagttgcttaaagggattgttcacccaaaaaatgaaaattctgccattattctgtcaccttcatgttgttacaACTTTTTTCCGTGGTGCACAAAAGGagattaggcagtatgttagtcccagtcaccattcactttcattgcgtcATATtaacttacactatattgccaaaagtattcgctcacccatccaaataattgaattcaggtgttccaatcacttccatggccacaggtgtataaaatgaagcacctaggcatgcagactgcttctacaaacatttgtgaaagaatgggccgctctcaggagctcagtgaattccagcgtggtactgtgataggatgccacctgtgcaacaagtccagtcgtgaaatttcctcgctactaaatattccacagtcagtggtattataacaaagtggaagcgattgggaatgacagcaactcagccacgaagtggtaggccacgtaaaatgacagagcggggtcagcggatgctgaggcgcatagtgcgcagaggtcgccaactttctgcagagtcaatcgctacagacctccaaagttcatgcggccttcagattagctcaagaacagtgcgtagagagcttcatggaatgggtttccatggccgagcagctgcatccaagccatacatcaccaagtgcaatgcaaagcttcggatgcagtggtgtaaagcatgccgccactggactctagagcagtggagacgcgttctctggagtgatgaatcacgcttctccatctggcaatctgatggacgagtctgggttaggcagttgccaggagaacggtacttgtctgactgcactctgccaactgtgaagtttggtggaggggggattatggtgtggggttgtttttcaggagctgggcttggccccttagttccagtgaaaggaactctgaatggttcagcataccaagagattttggacaattccatgctcccaactttgtgggaacagtttggggatggccccttcctgttccaacatgactgcgcaccagtgcacaaagcaaggtccataaagacatggatgagcgagtttggtgtggaagaacttgactggcctgcacagagtcctgacctcaacccgacagagcacatttgggatgaattagagtgaagactgcgagccaggccttctcgtccaacatcagtgtctgacctcacaaatgcgcttctggaagaatggtcaaaaattcccataaacacactcctaaaccttgtagaaagccttcccagaagagttgaagctgttatagctgcaaagggtgggccgacgtcatattaaaccctatggattaagaacgggatgtcacttaagttcatatgtgtctaaaggcagatgagcgaatacttttggcaatatagtatacatgtagttttgtgttccacagaagaaagaaagtcacacttgtaagtaaatgatgaacaaatgttcatttttgggtaaacaatcctTTGTAGATATCATTATGTTAGTTTCAGCTTCTATATGCCATCTTACGTGAAAGATTGTCAAAATCATCCTCATCATCTCCACCGTGTTCTTGGGGCATCATCACACCCTCAGTAATGGCTGAAGGGTCGTCGAAAATACCGCCTCCATCCTCATTACTGAGGAGCTTGTCCACTTTTGGTGAAGGAACCAGCAAGTTCAGTTTCAAATGGATGTTTGTCATATATTTTGTCACAAAAAACTTAAATGATAAGGTTTTTACATTACTATAAGCCCAGCTCATGAATGTCCCCCTCTTACCCAGCATGCCTCCTTCATTGCTCTCCATTGGGTTGTCGCCAAAATCGTCCTTGTATTGGTCATACTCCAGGTGATTGGACTTGTCAGCTATCTGTCCGCTACTTGACTCTGATTCCAGCAGCAGGTTAGATGCAGATGCCCCGTGGATAATGTCCACCTCAAATGCACCTTCCTCTCGCATCATCTCTCGGTCATCCATCCCAAAATCAGCTGAGAAggaaaatatgaatatgaaaaagTTGAACGGTCAAAATGATGTCTAACATGATCATACTATGGTAACAAAAACATTGAGATAAAGGAATATAgcaggttcaatagaagttaagctcaatcgacagcatttgtggcataatgttgattactacaaaaaatgtttttacttgtctttttctttaaaaaaaaaagcaaacatcgatgatacagtgaggcacttacaataaagtGAATgtgggcaatttttggagggtttaaacgcagaaatgtgaagcttataattttataaaaaagcacTAGAGATGTATCAGTTGCTGATATTTATCGactaattattgaccaaattaaaaccatcggtaataagcatgaaaacatcGATATAACAAAACGatgtattatttgtaattaattagTAATTCAAATgctcaatccagaaataataataaccacaatatgtagaagggttggcactcctaagaacatgtaatatttaatttttattctttctcattctcacATTAATATGAAAAAAAGACGGCATAAACGGACATGACTGTTGTGAAATTGGCACTTACCTAtcggctacatgatgagggaaaccatccaaaatgctttgaaaccagcaggcTTTGATTTCTGAGATATTAGAAATTAATTATTGTTTGAAGAGTAGAAATGCTTTAGTACCTCTTCATAAATTTGTAAGCATttctaagtaaaacagtgatctgatgactaaaaaaggtaagtggcaaaatatcagtatggcctatagttttttgttaaaatcgataACGTATTAGCCAAAAATTTTCATATTGTGCATCCTTAGTTAAAACTTGTGCCTTATTTGATCTGTAAGGTTGCTTAAATTgaagtttttacagtcattttagggtttacaacagttgtgaagttggctataactttacacagaaaaggttagcaagtgattttatcacactaaaatcatgtttacaagcatgttgtttacatcttgttgctatacttttgaaaaagttagttttttaacgtttacggattggccccattcactttcattgtaagtgcctcactgtaaaagaGGGAATGACAAGTCGAagttagtttttgtggtaatcaacatcatgccacagatgctgtcgattgagcttaacttgtattcaacacagaatattcctttaaggctaatTCAGCATGTGCAGACTTACTTAAAGGGACAAATGAATGATTAATcactatttatttgttatactattatttaaaatgtcaagcaCATTTGAAAGCAATACCATAAAAAAAGAGGTGTCTTATATGCCATACCAAAATCATTCTCTTGCAGTAAACTTAAGTTTCCCACTTCTTCTCGCATGGTGATCTCCTCCACACGGGACTGATTAAGGGTGAACTGCTGAGCAACATCAATGTCACTGCAATCCACAACACAAGGAAGGGTCAACACCAACGGTATGTATCTAAAATCTAAATGAAATTCTGACACAACAGCAATGACATCATGCAATGAAACTTATCTTTTCcataaattacaaaacaaaaaacaagcagcACTCACTCTAGATCTGGAAGAGGCTGATCAAAGTCATGGAATTCCTCAGGTAATGTAATGGCATTGTAGGCAGCTTCACGGTTTTCCTCAGGCAAGTCAACCACACCTGTGTCAAACAGTCCACAATGCATTCTTCTTTATATCTattaagtacaggtgcatctcaataaattagaatgtcgtggaaaagttcatttatttcagtaattcaactcaaattgtgaaactcgtgtattaaataaattcaatgcacacagactgaagtagtttaagtctttggttcttttaattgtgatgattttggctcacatttaacaaaaacccaccaattcactatctcaaaaaattagaatacatcataagaccaataaaaaaaaacatttttagtgaattgttggccttctggaaagtatgttcatttactgtatatgtactcaatacttggtaggggctccttttgctttaataactgcctcaattcggcatgacatggaggtgatcagtttgtggcactgctgaggtggtatggaagcccaggtttctttgacagtggccttcagctcatctgaattttttggtctcatgt
The sequence above is a segment of the Myxocyprinus asiaticus isolate MX2 ecotype Aquarium Trade chromosome 34, UBuf_Myxa_2, whole genome shotgun sequence genome. Coding sequences within it:
- the LOC127425411 gene encoding double-strand-break repair protein rad21 homolog A-like, whose translation is MFYAHFVLSKRGPLAKIWLAAHWDKKLTKAHVFECNLESSVESIISPKVKMALRTSGHLLLGVVRIYHRKAKYLLADCNEAFIKIKMAFRPGVVDLPEENREAAYNAITLPEEFHDFDQPLPDLDDIDVAQQFTLNQSRVEEITMREEVGNLSLLQENDFADFGMDDREMMREEGAFEVDIIHGASASNLLLESESSSGQIADKSNHLEYDQYKDDFGDNPMESNEGGMLVDKLLSNEDGGGIFDDPSAITEGVMMPQEHGGDDEDDFDNLSPAGGPDSPDSGPVEQLPTMTDQTEQTTLVHNEEEAFALEPIDITVKETKAKRKRKLIVDSVKELDSKTIRAQLSDYSDIVTTLDLAPPTKKLMMWKETGGVEKLFSLPAQPLWNSRLLKMFTRCLTPLVPDELRKRRKGGEADSLDEFLKDLENPEVPREESLSQQRDIIDQTILEEPSVLQASAMEGSRTTLDESVMPPPSGHRGQKRKAQDTEPALPMLEDDRSSIVSTQHINMQQVELPPEDSGNISQLISEFDLIGEKSKDKKDDDEEEEEEGQSGDQDQEERRWNKRTQQMLHGLQRVIAKTGAESISLLELCRNNNKKQAAAKFYSFLVLKKQQAVELRQDEPYSDIIATPGPRFHIL